GGCGACGCCGTTGGAGAATGAGACTGTGCTTGTCTCCAAACACTGGAACGTGGCGAATGCGGTGCTCATGGACCACTTCATTCATCGGACTTCCCTGGGAACGGAGCTTCTGCTCATCGCGCTTTTCGGAGTGGTTTCCGGCGTGTTGAGCTGGGCGTTGAGGGTATATCTGGCCACGGCGTCCGTGCTTCTGGTTTCCCTGGCTTACAGCGCACTGGCCGCGGCGTGGTATGTTCAGAGCCGTCACTGGTTGCCGATCTTCATGCCGGTGGTTGGGGGATTGCTCTTGCCGCATTTCGCATTGATCACCTACCGCGTCGTGTTCGAGGAACGCGAGCGCGATCGGGTCAAAGCCGTGTTCGCGAAGATCGGTTTGATGGGGTCCGACGCTCACATCGTCAACTACACGGTCTTCGGCCGGGAAGTGAACGTCGCCAGCCGACTCGAGAAAATCGCCGGCCGCGGAGGGATCATCATTAGCGGGGCAACGCATGCGGAACTTCAGCGAGCGGACCCCGCATTGGCTGCGGCTTGTCTGGAACGCCCGCCAGTTCAAGTCAAAGGCATCCGCGAGCCAGTCAATATTTACGAAGTCCTGTGGAAGCAGGATCCGGGGACATCCGGCGGTGGCTTGAGAGACAGCTAAACCCCTGGCAATTGAATTCGATTGTAACAGGAGCAACAGAGAAAACAGAGGCACGCTGGGAGGCATCCGGACCTTTTCTCCGGTCGAACTCCGCACCAAACCCGATTGTGGCTCGCTGCCTCGCTCCCGTTTGTCTGGGACCAGTTAAAAGTGGGATTATCTCCAAGGTCTTGTTAGATTCCCCCCATGCGCACGGCGATTTATCCCGGCAGTTTCGATCCGATCACCAACGGCCATCTGGACGTGATTCAACGCGCGGCCAAGTTGTTTGACCGAGTCATCGTGGCGGTGGCGCAGAACGAAAGCAAAAATTCCCTGTTTACGCTCGCGGAGCGGAAGAAACTCGTTGCCCGGTCTGTCAATGGCTGGCCCAACGTCGAGGCGGATTCATTTCAGGGTTTGCTCGTGGATTACGTGCAAAGCCGCGGAGGCGACGCCATCATCCGCGGGTTGCGGGCGGTCTCCGACTTCGAGTTCGAGTTTCAACTTGCGCTGATGAACCGGAAGCTGAACGAGCGCGTGGAGACGATCTTCATGATGCCCAAGGATACCTACACGTTCATCAGTTCGCGTCTGGTGAAAGAGATTGTGCGGCTGGGCGGCGATGTGTCCGCTTTCGTCCCGGCGCAAGTAAGGGTGGCATTAAGCGCGAAGTTTGCTAAAGTGAAGCGCCGTTGATTTTCCGGCCTTTATGCCTTTGACCATCAACCTCCGGCACTTGGAGCACAAAGTCCTCCATTTGCGCGGCCAATCTGTGGCGAGCGATCTGGAAGTGGCAGATGTGGATGAACTTGTGCAGATGGAGCAGCCGTTGCGCTACGACTTTTGGGTGGAGAAACTTAAAGACCGTCTGCTGGTCCGCGGGCAGCTTCAGTTTGTCCTGAACTGCCAGTGCGCGCGATGCTTGAGACCTTTTCAGAAGGTCGTGGAAATGGCGGATTGGAGTTGCAGCCTGGCCCTGGAGGGAGAGGATCAAGTGGCGGTGCAGCACGACTGCGTGGACTTGACGCCTATGATCCGGGAAGATATTTTGCTCGCGTTTCCACAACATCCGTTGTGTAAGTCTGAGTGTAGCGGGTTGCCGATTGCAGCACAACCCTACCCCAATGCGAGCGAAACCGGCGCAAGTGGGTCCGTCCCGTCCGCGTGGGACGCACTGAACAAACTCAAGTTCTGATCAAGTTTGAAATTGAATTTATGGGCGTACCAAAACGCAAACCATCGAGAAGTCGCCAGCGAATGCGACGGGCCTACAATAGCGTGCTGAAGCTGCCTCAACTCAGCACCTGTCCGCAATGTTCGGCTCCCTACCTGCCCCATCGCGTATGTCCCGCGTGCGGCTTTTACAAGGGCCGCCAGGTGATCACGGTTGAGGCCATCGGTTGATCGATTGCAAGAGCGCAGAGATCCGGCTTCCCATCTGCGCTCTTTTGCTTTATGCGAATCGCAGTGGATGTCATGGGAGGGGACCATGGGCACGGGGTTGTCATCGACGGCGTCCAACACGCGCTCCAGGCGGACCTGGGGTTGACCGAAGCTTACCTGGTGGGTGAACGGGAGAGCATCGAGTCATACCTCAAACAAGCCAACGCCCACGACCGCCGCATTCGGATCGTCCACGCCTCGGAAGTTCTCACCATGGAAGACAAGCCCGTGGAGGGTCTCCGACGGAAAAAGGATTGTTCGATCTTGCGCGCGGTGGATCTGGTCAAGGAGGGGAAAGCAGATGCCCTGATTTCACCCGGCAACACGGGAGGCCTCGTCGCTGCCGCTACCATTCGCTTGCGGAAGCTAGAGGGAGTGGAGCGCGTCGGGATAGCCACAGTCATCCCCTCCGCCGAAAACGAGTTTGTGCTGCTGGACTCCGGCGCGAACGTGGAATGCCGCCCCATGCACCTGGTGCATTACGCCGTGATGGGAACGGTGTACTCTCGCGAAATCCTTGGTTACAAAAAGCCGCGCGTCGGGATTCTCAGCAACGGGACCGAGGACAACAAGGGGAACGATCTCACGCTCGAGGCCTTCAAGCTCTGCAAACAAATCGACATCCATTTCATCGGCAACGTCGAGGGGCACGACCTGTTTCACAATCGAGTGGATGTGGTGATTTGCGACGGGTTCGTGGGCAACATTGTCTTGAAGACCATCGAGAGCTTCGCCAAGGGATTGATCGGCTGGCTCCAGAAAGAGCTGAAGAAGAATCCAAGACGCATTTTGGGCGCGCTCCTCGCCAAGAACGCCTTCCGCACGATCAAGCGCCGCATGGATCCTGATGCGCACGGCGGCGCCCCGTTGCTCGGTTTGAACGGCAATGTCATGAAAGCGCACGGCTCGGCGCGAGAACGGGCCATCATGAATGCCATCCGTCTGAGCACGCGGGCGATTCAAAACCAGATCAACCAGATCATCTGTCAGGAGATCCAACGCGCCAATGAACGTCTGGCCGCGTGCAAACAGGCTGAGCCGATTCCGACTTCCGCATGAATCCGGTCGCATCCAAGAAATTCAAGAACCCCCGGGCGCAACACGATTTCAAAGGCCGCACGTGCTCGATCGTCTCCGTGGGTTCCTATGTCCCGGAACGGATTCTCCGAAACGTGGATCTTGAAAAGATGGTCGAGACCACCGACGAGTGGATCACTTCCCGGACCGGAATCCGCGAACGCCGAATCGCCGCCGATGACGAGTTTACGTCCGATATCGCGGCCAAAGCAGCCACTCGCGCCCTCGTCAAGGCGAGGCTTCAGCCGGAGCAGATCGACATGATTGTCGTCGCGACCATCACACCCGACATGCTCTTCCCATCCACGGCATGCCTGGTTCAACAGAAGATCGGGGCCCACCGGGCGGCAGCGTTCGATATCGAGGCTGCCTGTTCGGGGTTCATTTACGGACTGGAGATCGGACAGCAGTTCATCATGTCACGCACTTACGACACGGTGCTGGTGATCGGAGCAGAGAAGTTGTCCGCGATCATCGATTGGTCAGATCGGAACACCTGCGTGCTTTTCGGCGATGGGGCCGGGGCGGCGATCCTTCAAAATCGCCCTGGCAGCCATGGTTTGCTGACCGCGTGCATGGGCGCTGACGGCACGAAAGCTCACTTGCTGTCCATGCCCGGCGGGGGCAGTCGTTGCCCGGCCACGTCGGAATCGGTCGCGGCCCGAATGCACTATTTGCGGATGGACGGGAAAGAGACCTTCAAGAACGCCGTCAACGCGATGTACACCGCGGCTCGGGAATCCCTGCGCCGTTGCGAGATCGATATCCGTCAGATCAATTGCATCATCCCGCATCAAGCCAACCGGCGGATCATCGACGCCGTGGGCGAACGCCTCGGAGCCGAGCCGGAACAACTTTTCGTCAATCTCGACAAATACGGCAATACCTCTGCGGCATCCGTGGCCATCGCGCTGGACGAAGCGGTTGAGTGCGGCAGAATCCAGAAAGGAGACCTGGTCCTGTTGGTTGTGTTTGGCGCCGGCCTGACCTGGGGCGCGGCGGTGATCGAATGGTAGGCTCTGGCTGCCCGGATCCATTTCACCGATGCCGCGCAAGTCAACCGCCAGCACGTAAACCAGCGCGCCGCCTGCCGATACGTGTCCCAGGTCCCCTGAATGTCGTGCGCTCGATTGCCTCGTCGGCCGGCCGGACATCGATCCCACGAAGATTGGCGTTTCCGGTTGTTCAGGCGGCGGGACGTTGAGCAGCTATTTGATGGCGCTTGACGATCGCATCGCCTGCGCCGCGCCCAGTTGCTATCTGACCAGTTTTCGCAGATTGATCGACACGCGCGGTCCCCAGGACGCCGAACAAAATATTCACGCCCAAATTGCCTTCGGGATGGATCACGCCGATTACGTCTTGATGCACGCTCCCAAACCCGCGCTGATCCTCGCAGCGAAAAAAGACTTTTTCGAGACGCGGTAGGTCGCGGTGCTGCGGCCAAGGAGAATGCAACTGGCGCCGATCAAGGTGTGTTCGTCCGTGGCCTTGAACCTCGGCTTGCCGGTGTCATCCAGGAGTTGGTAACGCTCGCCCTGGCCAATGGGATCGTAGCACAACGCGGCGATGCCGTGCTTCGCCAGGAAAATGCCCTGCGTCTGATTCTCAGTCGTGCCGGTGGCCGAGTGGCCGCTCGGCATCAGGACGGCAGGGAACGGCGGCGCGCTTTTCGGCAAACACAGCGACGCCGTGACAAAGTGCCGCGGCTGGCTTTCGAAGATGACCTTCCCAAGCCGGTAACCGTCTCCCAGGAGCGTGGCGACAGTTTTCGCGTGGAGCGGCGTTCGTTCCGGGAACCACCCAACTGTTCGAGGAAAAACTTGCGCAACCGTTCCTGGTACGCTTTCGATTCTTCCGGAGTCTTGACCTGTTCGTAGGCCGCCTAGCGACGTTCGAGCGCGTCGTAGGCTCGCTGTTTGAGAAACTGGCTGAGCATTTGCCGCGGCTCCGCACCTGCCGGAGGCGTCGGGAGCACGTTCAGGTTCTCGGCGGCGAAAGCTGCTTGGACACCGAGCGCGAGAAGGAGAGCGGGAAAGGGAGCGGAGATGTTCATAGCAGGTTTTCGCTTAATCGTAATCGTAATCCTAATCTTACTCCTAACCATAATCTCATTCGCGGGATCTTTTGGGTCGAGGACGGTTAGGATTAAGATTAGGATTACGATTAGGAGCGTGGATTCAAAAATTATGCCGAGTAAAGCAGAGCCTCGTTACCTCGGCTGCTACTCACTTCGCCAGGAATTCGATCACTTCAAGAGTGGACTCGGTATTTACGTTTCCTGAAATCTTGGT
The Verrucomicrobiota bacterium DNA segment above includes these coding regions:
- a CDS encoding ketoacyl-ACP synthase III; the encoded protein is MNPVASKKFKNPRAQHDFKGRTCSIVSVGSYVPERILRNVDLEKMVETTDEWITSRTGIRERRIAADDEFTSDIAAKAATRALVKARLQPEQIDMIVVATITPDMLFPSTACLVQQKIGAHRAAAFDIEAACSGFIYGLEIGQQFIMSRTYDTVLVIGAEKLSAIIDWSDRNTCVLFGDGAGAAILQNRPGSHGLLTACMGADGTKAHLLSMPGGGSRCPATSESVAARMHYLRMDGKETFKNAVNAMYTAARESLRRCEIDIRQINCIIPHQANRRIIDAVGERLGAEPEQLFVNLDKYGNTSAASVAIALDEAVECGRIQKGDLVLLVVFGAGLTWGAAVIEW
- the plsX gene encoding phosphate acyltransferase PlsX; translated protein: MRIAVDVMGGDHGHGVVIDGVQHALQADLGLTEAYLVGERESIESYLKQANAHDRRIRIVHASEVLTMEDKPVEGLRRKKDCSILRAVDLVKEGKADALISPGNTGGLVAAATIRLRKLEGVERVGIATVIPSAENEFVLLDSGANVECRPMHLVHYAVMGTVYSREILGYKKPRVGILSNGTEDNKGNDLTLEAFKLCKQIDIHFIGNVEGHDLFHNRVDVVICDGFVGNIVLKTIESFAKGLIGWLQKELKKNPRRILGALLAKNAFRTIKRRMDPDAHGGAPLLGLNGNVMKAHGSARERAIMNAIRLSTRAIQNQINQIICQEIQRANERLAACKQAEPIPTSA
- a CDS encoding 50S ribosomal protein L32, coding for MGVPKRKPSRSRQRMRRAYNSVLKLPQLSTCPQCSAPYLPHRVCPACGFYKGRQVITVEAIG
- the coaD gene encoding pantetheine-phosphate adenylyltransferase — encoded protein: MRTAIYPGSFDPITNGHLDVIQRAAKLFDRVIVAVAQNESKNSLFTLAERKKLVARSVNGWPNVEADSFQGLLVDYVQSRGGDAIIRGLRAVSDFEFEFQLALMNRKLNERVETIFMMPKDTYTFISSRLVKEIVRLGGDVSAFVPAQVRVALSAKFAKVKRR